A genomic segment from Vicia villosa cultivar HV-30 ecotype Madison, WI unplaced genomic scaffold, Vvil1.0 ctg.000896F_1_1, whole genome shotgun sequence encodes:
- the LOC131632056 gene encoding anthocyanin 5-aromatic acyltransferase-like, producing the protein MSTTTTPFTLNVLDHCKITPPLNTTPKTSSLPLTFFDIPWLLFSPSQPLFFYDFPHSISHFTTTIVPKLKQSLSLTLQHYFPFSGTFVPLPGLTDPQLKFTHDNSISFVVAESNSDFEHLCSYHVRDVNKFHSLVPKLQEIFSFEHKEFPLLAIQITSFPNYGFSIGLAFHHVIADGRTFHNFIKTWSSYCSSTTFEPSPSIKSLPFYDRDVIIDEKDLRGVFLKDLRKRNVIDSCRAIKMDFSNMTRATFSMSTSEMEKVKKKILESCKEKKTSLPLHLSPYVLTSAFFWVCLVKTQQEFVNEDVTHFGFIAGGITRLEYEVPKNYFGNCVGFGKVSLRRKDLLGEDGIVIAAKEIGSTIKKLDASILGEGEKWILDWEMLHGSEEHVHVTWSPKLKLYELNFGWGRPKKIEEISIDFTRGVSFVESRDFEGGIEIGLALPKSEMDVFTFLFNKGLEDLA; encoded by the coding sequence ATGTCCACCACAACCACACCTTTCACATTGAATGTTCTTGATCATTGCAAAATCACACCCCCACTCAATACAACTCCAAAAACATCTTCCCTCCCACTAACATTCTTTGACATTCCTTGGCTTCTCTTTTCTCCAAGCCAACCTCTATTTTTCTATGACTTCCCCCACTCAATTTCACATTTCACAACCACCATTGTCCCAAAACTTAAACAATCTCTTTCTCTTACACTTCAACATTACTTCCCATTTTCCGGTACATTTGTTCCCTTGCCCGGTCTAACCGATCCCCAACTCAAATTCACTCATGACAACTCCATTTCATTCGTAGTCGCTGAATCAAATAGCGACTTCGAACACTTATGCTCTTATCATGTAAGAGATGTCAACAAATTTCACTCTTTAGTCCCAAAATTGCAAGAAATCTTTTCATTTGAACACAAAGAGTTCCCTTTGTTAGCTATTCAAATCACATCATTCCCAAATTATGGCTTTTCCATTGGCCTAGCTTTTCATCATGTTATTGCTGATGGAAGAACCTTCCACAATTTCATCAAAACATGGTCCTCATATTGTTCTTCAACTACATTTGAACCCTCACCATCAATAAAGTCACTACCCTTTTACGACCGAGACGTGATCATCGACGAAAAAGACCTTCGCGGAGTTTTCTTAAAAGATTTAAGAAAAAGAAATGTCATAGATAGTTGTAGAGCAATAAAAATGGATTTCTCAAATATGACTAGAGCTACATTCTCAATGAGTACAAGTGAAATggagaaagtaaaaaaaaaaattcttgaatcatgcaaagaaaagaaaacatctCTTCCTTTGCATTTATCTCCTTATGTGTTAACTAGTGCTTTTTTTTGGGTTTGTTTGGTTAAAACCCAACAAGAGTTTGTTAATGAAGATGTTACACACTTTGGATTCATTGCTGGTGGAATAACAAGGTTAGAATATGAAGTACCAAAGAATTATTTTGGCAATTGTGTTGGATTTGGAAAGGTATCATTGAGAAGAAAGGATTTACTAGGAGAAGATGGAATTGTTATTGCGGCTAAAGAAATTGGAAGCACAATTAAGAAACTTGATGCATCAATTTTAGGGGAAGGTGAAAAGTGGATTTTGGATTGGGAAATGTTACATGGGTCAGAGGAACATGTTCATGTTACATGGTCTCCAAAATTGAAACTTTATGAATTGAATTTTGGGTGGGGAAGGCCTAAGAAAATTGAAGAGATTTCAATTGATTTTACAAGAGGTGTTTCTTTTGTTGAGAGTAGAGATTTTGAGGGTGGGATTGAGATAGGGTTAGCTTTGccaaagagtgaaatggatgttTTCACTTTTTTGTTTAATAAAGGACTTGAGGATCTAGCATGA